A region of Salvia splendens isolate huo1 chromosome 17, SspV2, whole genome shotgun sequence DNA encodes the following proteins:
- the LOC121775186 gene encoding probable leucine-rich repeat receptor-like serine/threonine-protein kinase At3g14840, translated as MLYFRRFIALIWFVSLVSGAAVLPPDEVESLRVIARRLGKGDWDFGVDPCSGLSGWANPNPVKGSENALTCNCSFDNSTTCHVTSIILKAQNLNGSAPREFIRLPFLQEIDLTRNYLNGTIPPEWGSMKLVNISLLGNRITGSIPKELANITTLQQLVLEYNQLSGTIPPELGNLPQIQRLLFTSNNLTGELPASLAKLSTLTDFRVSDNNFIGSIPNFVQNWTNMEKLVIQASGLAGPIPSGIASLTKMTDMRISDLNGNDSSLPSLSPLKKLKTLILRSCNIVGTLPEYIGDMTTLKVLDLSFNKLTGPIPESFIGLSNTDYIYLTGNSLSGRLPTWMLKDGDNIDLSYNNITYESLPAECQPRKLNLFASSKGNTNSAVSCLRSSCERKYYSLRINCGGKQEADDKGTSYDDDTNSGGASNFFSSRTNWGFSSTGHFLDDDRPRDSYTWQNASSISGQNQKLYTDARLSPLSLTYYGYCLMDGNYTVNLHFAEIMFTDERKYSSLGKRIFDVYIQGKLVLKDFNIELEAGGVNKPLTKNFTAVVADNTLDVRFYWAGKGTNGMPVRGVYGPLISAISVDPNFTPPSSSEGGSSISGGAIGGIVVGVLLATILVLGVLWWKGCFARKDSMHDDLKGLDLHTGSFTLRQIKAATNNFDPANKIGEGGFGPVFKGVLLDGTVIAVKQLSSKSKQGNREFINEIGMISALQHPHLVKLYGCCIESNQLLLVYEYLENNSLARALFGPEDLQLHLDWPMRHKICIGIARGLAYLHEESRLKIVHRDIKATNVLLDKNLMPKISDFGLAKLDEEDNTHISTRVAGTFGYMAPEYAMRGYLTDKADVYSFGVVLLEVICGRSNTSMKTKDDCFYLLDWANTLKARGNLLELVDSRLGSDFNKEEAMTAINVGLQCTNALAAERPSMSTVVSMLEGTVGVQHFVSGTNVSVGKVRADEVTEGQSISMDVPWTGSSTNTVDLYPVTVDTEYWEKRDL; from the exons ATGTTGTATTTCCGGAGGTTTATTGCGTTGATTTGGTTTGTGAGCTTGGTTTCTGGAGCAGCGGTTTTGCCTCCGGATGAAG TGGAATCGCTGAGGGTGATAGCGAGGAGGTTAGGGAAAGGGGATTGGGATTTCGGCGTGGATCCATGCAGCGGGTTGTCGGGTTGGGCCAACCCGAACCCGGTTAAAGGCAGTGAAAATGCACTGACTTGCAACTGCTCGTTTGACAATAGCACAACTTGCCACGTCACCAGCAT AATTCTGAAGGCCCAAAATCTGAATGGATCAGCCCCACGCGAGTTTATTAGGCTCCCATTCCTTCAAGAGAT TGATCTCACTCGGAACTACCTCAACGGCACCATTCCTCCGGAATGGGGCTCCATGAAACTCGTAAATAT TTCTTTGCTTGGAAACCGTATAACTGGTTCGATACCAAAAGAGCTCGCCAACATCACTACGCTTCAGCAACT TGTTTTGGAGTACAATCAGTTGTCTGGAACTATACCTCCCGAGCTCGGGAATCTTCCTCAAATACAAAGACT ACTATTTACCTCCAACAATCTAACCGGAGAATTACCGGCAAGTCTAGCAAAACTGAGCACTTTGACAGACTT TCGTGTTAGTGATAACAACTTCATAGGAAGCATACCGAATTTTGTCCAAAACTGGACAAACATGGAAAAACT AGTGATTCAGGCTAGCGGTCTAGCTGGGCCGATCCCTTCTGGTATTGCTTCCTTAACCAAAATGACTGACAT GAGAATCAGCGACTTGAATGGAAACGATTCAAGTTTACCATCTCTTAGTCCATTGAAAAAGCTAAAGACACT GATATTGAGAAGTTGCAATATTGTTGGAACATTGCCGGAGTATATTGGAGATATGACGACCCTCAAAGTTTT AGATCTAAGTTTCAACAAACTAACCGGACCAATTCCCGAGAGCTTTATTGGTCTATCAAACACGGACTACAT CTATTTAACTGGGAATTCTCTAAGCGGGCGGCTGCCAACTTGGATGCTCAAAGACGGAGACAACAT TGATTTGTCTTACAACAACATTACGTATGAAAGTTTACCAGCAGAGTGTCAGCCGCGTAAACT AAACTTGTTTGCCAGCTCGAAAGGAAACACCAA TAGCGCTGTTTCCTGCTTAAGAAGCAGTTGCGAACGAA AGTATTACTCTCTTCGCATAAACTGTGGAGGAAAACAAGAAGCGGACGACAAAGGAACTAGCTATGATGATGATACAAATTCTGGTGGAGCGTCGAATTTCTTTAGTAGTAGGACAAACTGGGGATTCAGCAGCACTGGCCACTTCTTGGACGACGATCGCCCTAGAGACTCCTACACCTGGCAGAATGCCTCAAGCATTTCCGGACAGAACCAGAAGCTGTACACGGATGCACGCCTCTCTCCCCTCTCGTTGACTTACTACGGATATTGTTTGATGGACGGAAACTACACAGTAAACCTTCACTTTGCGGAGATCATGTTTACTGATGAAAGAAAGTATAGTAGCCTCGGAAAGCGTATATTTGATGTCTACATTCAGGGAAAGCTGGTGCTGAAGGATTTCAACATTGAACTTGAGGCAGGAGGTGTGAACAAGCCGCTCACGAAAAACTTCACTGCGGTCGTTGCTGATAATACCTTGGACGTTCGCTTCTATTGGGCCGGAAAGGGTACGAACGGCATGCCTGTAAGAGGAGTCTATGGTCCTCTCATTTCAGCCATTTCCGTTGATCCTA ACTTTACGCCCCCGTCTTCGTCAGAAGGCGGAAGCAGTATTTCTGGAGGTGCTATAGGTGGTATAGTAGTAGGAGTTCTTTTGGCAACCATTTTGGTTCTAGGCGTTCTCTGGTGGAAGGGCTGTTTTGCACGTAAAGATTCGATGCACGATG ACTTGAAGGGTTTAGACCTTCACACTGGATCATTTACACTAAGGCAAATCAAAGCTGCCACGAACAACTTCGATCCTGCTAATAAGATCGGTGAAGGTGGTTTTGGTCCTGTATTCAAG GGTGTTTTATTAGACGGTACAGTCATTGCTGTGAAGCAGCTTTCTTCCAAATCAAAGCAGGGGAATCGCGAATTCATAAATGAAATAGGCATGATTTCTGCCTTGCAACACCCTCATCTTGTTAAGTTGTACGGATGCTGCATCGAAAGCAACCAGTTGCTGCTCGTGTATGAGTATTTGGAAAACAACAGCCTTGCTCGCGCACTATTTG GTCCAGAAGATCTGCAATTGCATTTGGACTGGCCTATGAGGCACAAGATCTGCATCGGTATAGCAAGAGGCTTGGCTTACCTCCACGAGGAATCGAGACTGAAAATTGTGCATCGTGACATCAAGGCCACGAATGTGCTCCTTGACAAGAATCTAATGCCTAAGATATCTGATTTCGGACTAGCCAAGCTTGACGAAGAGGATAATACTCATATAAGCACGCGTGTCGCTGGAACTTT TGGATACATGGCTCCTGAATACGCGATGCGAGGCTATTTAACAGACAAAGCAGACGTATACAGCTTTGGAGTAGTTCTCCTCGAAGTCATATGTGGAAGGAGCAACACCAGCATGAAGACAAAGGATGATTGCTTCTATCTTCTTGATTGG GCTAATACGTTGAAGGCGAGAGGAAATCTACTTGAGCTAGTGGACTCAAGGCTGGGATCAGACTTCAACAAAGAAGAAGCGATGACGGCCATCAACGTGGGGCTGCAGTGCACGAATGCACTGGCTGCAGAGAGGCCAAGCATGTCAACCGTGGTGAGCATGCTAGAGGGGACTGTAGGCGTTCAGCACTTCGTCTCAGGCACGAATGTCTCGGTTGGGAAGGTTAGGGCTGATGAGGTCACGGAGGGGCAGAGTATATCCATGGACGTGCCGTGGACCGGATCCTCGACAAATACTGTTGATCTGTACCCGGTGACTGTGGATACTGAATACTGGGAGAAGAGAGATCTCTAG
- the LOC121775391 gene encoding probable LRR receptor-like serine/threonine-protein kinase At1g53440, with amino-acid sequence MEKIILVLATLVLISESQLLLQHEVAVLQTISSKLKNTYWDNVNRSSCHGGFNFTEGVRNVYSSVVCDCSFNNSTVCHVTHMQLRGLNLTGTLPEEFVKLTHLQELDLTLNYLYGSIPKIFGQLRLATLCLLGNHISGEIPAEIGNITSLNNLILEDNLLEGNLPENLGSLRNLKRLMLSANNFSGTIPVTFGNLRNLTDFRIDGSRMSGKIPDFIGKWSQLTRLDLQGTSMEGPIPAAISCLENLTDLRISDLEGTATSFPNLQRMRAMTYLILRNCSINDTIPAYLGDMTQLDTLDLSFNTLNGEIPGRLGELAKLRFMFLSNNLLTGEIPAWIINSRQNMDVSYNSFTKPSVRSCRQFSTVNLVASHSNTSSKSTLWCLKRDLHCASNPGYTSVFINCGGVKVSFEGNEYEENAIDAGPSHFESTEKWAYSSTGIYLGNDRGRFVAENNTSMLSQNASIYETARLSPSSLKYYGLCLRKGMYRVRLHFAEIIFSDDSKFSSNGKRIFDVAIQGRVVLTDFNIAEEAKGVRKGIYRDFDVFVSGGTLEIHLYWRGKGTTAIPDRGVYGPLISAIAVTPNFNVSTGLTATAITGIVLSSAAAVLLILCVIGGKGGEDKELRGLDGYFTLKEIKEATNNFDNANKIGEGGFGPVYKGTLLNGTAIAVKQLSSRSKQGNREFLNEMGMISALQHPNLVRLLGCCIEANQLILIYEYLENNCLGRALFGCPEQRLDLGWSTRKRICLGIARGLAYLHEESRLKIIHRDIKATNVLLDKDLNAKISDFGLAKLGEEGNTHISTRVAGTVGYMAPEYAMRGYLTDKADVYSFGIVALEIVSGKSNTCFRPEEEYLYLLDWAYVLQERGSLLELVDPRLGLGYSEEEAMEMLNLALLCASPSPTLRPSMSSVVGMLQGAIPIQAPAVKCDGADEEAFGGSGLLMDGPWFGSSLSHSISKEESGDYLDGLFVQTC; translated from the exons ATGGAGAAAATCATTCTTGTTCTTGCAACTCTAGTTCTGATTTCTGAGTCTCAACTTCTGCTTCAACATGAAG TTGCTGTTCTTCAGACAATATCCTCAAAGCTAAAAAACACTTATTGGGACAACGTAAATCGAAGCTCCTGCCACGGTGGATTTAACTTCACTGAAGGGGTCAGGAATGTGTACAGCAGTGTGGTGTGCGACTGCTCGTTTAACAATAGCACCGTATGCCACGTTACTCACAT GCAGTTGAGGGGTCTTAACTTGACAGGAACTTTGCCTGAGGAGTTTGTGAAACTCACACATCTGCAAGAGCT AGATCTCACTCTAAACTACCTATATGGATCGATTCCCAAAATATTTGGCCAGCTTCGGCTTGCAACGCT GTGCCTTCTTGGAAACCATATTAGTGGCGAAATCCCGGCTGAAATTGGCAACATTACCTCTCTCAATAATCT GATCTTGGAAGACAATCTGCTCGAAGGGAATCTACCGGAGAATCTTGGAAGTTTGAGGAACCTGAAGAGGCT CATGCTTTCCGCAAACAACTTCAGTGGAACTATACCGGTGACATTTGGCAATCTAAGGAACTTGACAGATTT TAGGATAGACGGGAGCAGAATGTCGGGGAAAATACCCGATTTCATTGGAAAGTGGAGCCAACTTACGAGACT AGACTTGCAAGGGACATCGATGGAGGGTCCTATTCCTGCAGCAATATCGTGTTTGGAAAACTTGACAGATCT GAGGATATCCGATCTTGAGGGAACAGCCACGAGTTTCCCCAATTTGCAGCGGATGAGAGCCATGACGTATTT gattttaagaaattgctCGATCAACGACACGATTCCTGCGTACTTAGGAGACATGACTCAACTAGACACTCT TGACCTCAGTTTCAATACGTTGAATGGGGAAATCCCAGGCAGGCTTGGAGAGTTAGCAAAACTGAGATTCAT GTTCTTGTCTAACAACTTGCTGACTGGAGAGATACCTGCTTGGATCATTAATAGCCGACAGAATAT GGATGTATCTTACAACAGCTTCACAAAGCCTTCTGTGAGAAGCTGCCGACAGTTTTCCACTGT AAATTTAGTTGCAAGCCATTCAAATACATCGAGCAAATC AACCTTATGGTGTTTGAAACGAGACCTTCATTGCGCGAGTAACCCCGGCT ACACCTCGGTATTCATAAACTGCGGAGGAGTAAAGGTTAGCTTCGAAGGAAATGAATACGAAGAGAACGCAATCGATGCAGGTCCATCACACTTTGAATCCACTGAGAAATGGGCATACAGCAGCACTGGCATTTACTTAGGAAACGACAGGGGGAGATTCGTGGCGGAAAACAACACTTCAATGTTGTCGCAGAACGCATCAATTTATGAAACAGCTCGTCTTTCGCCTTCTTCACTTAAGTACTACGGCCTTTGCTTGCGCAAAGGAATGTATAGAGTACGCCTCCATTTCGCTGAAATAATTTTCTCCGATGACTCCAAGTTTAGCAGCAATGGGAAAAGGATTTTTGATGTGGCGATACAA GGGCGCGTGGTTTTGACGGACTTCAACATAGCAGAGGAAGCTAAGGGTGTGAGGAAAGGTATCTATAGAGACTTTGATGTCTTCGTGAGCGGTGGCACGTTGGAGATCCACTTGTACTGGCGAGGAAAGGGGACGACCGCCATTCCTGACAGAGGCGTATATGGACCGTTGATATCTGCTATTGCTGTGACGCCTA ATTTTAATGTTAGCACCGGATTAACTGCCACAGCCATTACTGGAATCGTCCTCTCTTCTGCTGCGGCCGTGCTGTTGATTTTGTGTGTTATCGGAGGAAAAGGAGGCGAAGATAAAG AACTCCGAGGACTTGATGGCTACTTCACTTTAAAAGAGATCAAAGAAGCTACAAACAACTTTGATAACGCTAACAAGATAGGCGAGGGGGGATTCGGGCCTGTGTATAAG GGTACCCTGTTGAATGGCACAGCCATTGCGGTTAAGCAGCTCTCGTCCAGGTCAAAGCAAGGAAACCGCGAATTTCTGAATGAAATGGGCATGATATCGGCCTTGCAACATCCCAACCTCGTCAGGCTCCTTGGATGTTGCATTGAAGCAAACCAACTGATATTGATCTATGAATACCTCGAGAACAACTGTCTCGGTCGGGCACTCTTTG GTTGTCCGGAACAAAGGCTGGACCTCGGGTGGTCGACTAGGAAAAGGATATGTCTAGGGATTGCAAGGGGGCTTGCGTATCTTCACGAAGAGTCGAGGCTGAAGATCATCCACAGGGACATAAAGGCAACTAATGTTCTTCTGGATAAGGATCTGAATGCCAAGATATCCGACTTTGGTTTAGCGAAGCTTGGTGAAGAGGGGAACACGCATATCAGCACGCGCGTTGCTGGAACCGT AGGATACATGGCGCCCGAGTACGCGATGAGGGGCTACCTGACGGACAAGGCGGACGTGTACAGCTTCGGGATTGTGGCGTTGGAGATCGTCAGTGGGAAGAGCAACACTTGTTTTAGGCCAGAAGAGGAGTACTTGTACCTTCTTGATTGG GCGTACGTGCTGCAAGAACGAGGTAGTCTGTTGGAGCTCGTGGACCCGAGGCTTGGGTTGGGGTACTCGGAGGAAGAGGCGATGGAGATGCTGAACTTGGCGCTGCTGTGCGCTAGCCCCTCCCCGACTCTGAGGCCCTCCATGAGCtcagtggtggggatgctgcaAGGTGCAATCCCGATTCAAGCGCCAGCTGTCAAGTGCGATGGGGCGGACGAGGAGGCGTTCGGGGGAAGTGGGTTGTTAATGGATGGACCATGGTTTGGTAGCTCACTGTCCCATTCTATTAGTAAAGAGGAAAGTGGTGATTACTTGGATGGTTTGTTTGTCCAAACTTGTTAA